The following coding sequences lie in one Kribbella sp. NBC_00709 genomic window:
- a CDS encoding MFS transporter, which produces MAWVVRGEFRKLWIGQLVSASGSAVTTVALPLVAVVTLQASAVQMGALSAVSIAPHLVFGLLAGVWVDRWSRRRVLIWTDVGRLLLLGSVPVAAALDSLRIEQLYVVAILTGVLTLLSDTASQTMIPLLVPRDDLMRANSAALLNLNLASTLGPSVAGFLVQVLTAPFAIVMDAASYVVSAVAAYLIREPDRGPAPPRSEVRLSAGLRVLFGHRMLRPLIVSAAIAAMAGAMQGPLMVLFLIRELHRSPAFVGLTLTTFGVAAVAGTFVAGPWCRRVGLGGSYLSGAFLASLNGALLCTGRTPLILLGQVLSGLGMSLFGVPQRTLRQALAPVHLLGQVTASWRTVVIGGQAAGAALAGVLATAIHIRPTLLIASAGMLAGFLVAALSPLRGLRDLPEGEPAGRSLA; this is translated from the coding sequence ATGGCGTGGGTCGTGAGGGGCGAGTTCAGGAAGCTGTGGATAGGACAGCTGGTGTCAGCGTCCGGCAGTGCGGTCACGACTGTCGCGCTGCCGCTGGTGGCGGTGGTGACTCTGCAGGCATCAGCCGTGCAGATGGGTGCGCTGTCAGCGGTGTCGATTGCGCCGCATCTGGTATTCGGCCTTCTGGCCGGTGTCTGGGTGGACAGATGGTCGCGGCGGCGCGTACTGATCTGGACGGACGTCGGACGGCTCCTGCTACTCGGCTCAGTGCCAGTTGCGGCCGCCCTGGATTCGCTGCGGATCGAGCAGCTGTACGTCGTCGCCATACTCACCGGAGTGCTGACGCTGCTGTCCGACACCGCGTCCCAGACGATGATCCCGCTGCTCGTCCCTCGTGACGACCTGATGCGGGCCAACAGTGCCGCCCTGCTGAACCTCAACCTCGCCTCGACCCTCGGCCCGTCCGTCGCCGGTTTCCTGGTGCAGGTCCTGACCGCGCCGTTCGCGATCGTCATGGACGCCGCGTCGTACGTCGTGTCCGCAGTTGCGGCGTACCTCATCCGCGAACCGGACCGCGGGCCCGCGCCGCCGAGGTCCGAAGTACGGCTGTCAGCGGGTCTGCGCGTGCTGTTCGGTCACCGGATGCTCCGGCCGCTCATCGTCTCCGCGGCCATTGCGGCCATGGCCGGAGCGATGCAGGGGCCGCTGATGGTGCTGTTCCTGATCCGTGAGCTCCACAGGTCGCCGGCGTTCGTCGGACTCACACTGACCACCTTCGGCGTCGCCGCAGTAGCCGGGACCTTCGTAGCGGGTCCATGGTGCCGGCGGGTCGGCCTGGGCGGCTCGTACCTGTCCGGTGCATTCCTTGCCTCGCTCAACGGCGCCTTGCTCTGCACAGGACGGACTCCGCTCATCCTCCTCGGCCAGGTGCTCTCGGGCCTCGGGATGTCGCTGTTCGGCGTACCCCAGCGCACCCTGCGACAGGCACTGGCCCCAGTGCACCTCCTGGGCCAGGTGACGGCCTCCTGGCGCACCGTGGTGATCGGCGGCCAAGCGGCCGGCGCGGCCCTGGCCGGCGTCCTGGCCACCGCGATCCACATCCGCCCGACCCTGCTGATCGCCTCCGCGGGCATGCTCGCCGGCTTCCTGGTTGCCGCCTTGTCGCCGCTGCGAGGACTGCGGGATCTGCCCGAAGGGGAACCGGCCGGGCGATCGCTGGCGTAG
- a CDS encoding vWA domain-containing protein, producing the protein MPKRKKAQRVPAWEAIQAGWTTIVRHPLFAPMADWAHSPIRDDACPADAWAIIDSNGQIRTHRTRRATPDEWAWVFAHLLIHLGLGHADRDRPEPDQPACAAYDVAVNRYLQSLKLGTPVVELPASFPAMEEDTLARLWRQSGVPAEYDGLGVAGRTSDIETARWNGWGKPPEWSELFAAGLSAAAAAAVEMAGGARSSLSADRGGRDKWDLALGWFVSSYPLLGAIASSMTIVAEAELARGWDIHVAAVNAAAGEIYVNPLISMTLSEWRFVMAHEMLHAALRHGERVGGRDPYLWNVAADLVINGWLLEMGVGSMPEGALHDPVLKGMSAEEVYDRITTDLRRYRKLATLRGVGLGDVLGHPLPHAGEAARGAGLDDIYRRALTTGLAYHDSARGTLPAGLVDEIRALDHPPLTWDAQLARWFEEHVQAVEKTRTYARASRRQSGTPDIPRPGWIRPVELDRLPTYGVVLDTSGSMDRELLGKALGAIASYSRARDVPAARVVYCDAAAYDAGYVPVDDIAGRVQVRGRGGTVLQPGVDLLERADDFPVEGPILLITDGQCDVVRVRREHAWLIPRGASLPFTARGPVFRVE; encoded by the coding sequence GTGCCTAAGCGCAAGAAGGCCCAGCGGGTCCCGGCGTGGGAGGCGATCCAGGCCGGATGGACAACGATCGTACGGCACCCGCTGTTCGCGCCGATGGCCGACTGGGCGCACAGTCCGATTCGTGACGACGCCTGTCCGGCCGATGCGTGGGCGATCATCGACTCGAACGGCCAGATCCGCACACACCGGACCCGACGGGCCACTCCGGACGAGTGGGCGTGGGTCTTCGCGCATCTGCTGATCCATCTCGGTCTCGGCCACGCAGACCGCGACCGGCCAGAGCCTGACCAGCCCGCCTGCGCCGCGTACGACGTCGCCGTCAACCGCTACCTCCAGTCGCTCAAACTCGGTACGCCGGTCGTTGAGCTGCCGGCGTCGTTCCCCGCGATGGAGGAGGACACGCTGGCGCGACTGTGGCGACAGTCTGGCGTTCCAGCGGAGTACGACGGTCTCGGTGTCGCGGGCCGGACATCCGACATAGAGACAGCCCGATGGAACGGCTGGGGCAAGCCGCCCGAGTGGAGCGAGCTCTTCGCAGCCGGACTGTCCGCCGCGGCGGCAGCGGCTGTCGAGATGGCCGGCGGTGCACGCTCTTCGCTGAGCGCGGACCGTGGTGGACGGGACAAGTGGGATCTGGCGCTCGGCTGGTTCGTCTCGTCGTACCCGCTGCTCGGTGCGATCGCCTCGAGCATGACGATCGTCGCCGAGGCTGAGCTCGCCCGCGGCTGGGACATCCACGTCGCGGCGGTGAATGCGGCAGCCGGGGAGATCTACGTCAATCCGCTCATCAGCATGACGCTGAGCGAATGGCGGTTCGTCATGGCGCACGAGATGCTGCACGCGGCCCTGCGTCACGGCGAGCGGGTCGGTGGACGTGACCCGTACCTGTGGAACGTGGCCGCCGACCTGGTGATCAACGGCTGGCTTCTGGAGATGGGCGTCGGCAGCATGCCCGAGGGTGCGCTGCACGACCCGGTCCTCAAGGGCATGTCCGCCGAGGAGGTCTACGACCGCATCACCACCGACCTGCGCCGCTATCGGAAGCTGGCGACCCTGCGTGGCGTCGGACTGGGCGACGTACTCGGCCACCCGCTGCCACACGCCGGCGAAGCGGCGCGCGGTGCCGGTCTGGACGACATCTACCGACGGGCGCTCACCACTGGGCTGGCGTACCACGACTCCGCCCGCGGCACGCTGCCCGCCGGACTGGTCGACGAGATCCGCGCACTGGACCACCCGCCACTCACCTGGGATGCGCAACTGGCCCGCTGGTTCGAGGAGCACGTGCAGGCCGTCGAGAAGACCCGCACGTACGCCCGCGCGTCCCGACGCCAGTCCGGTACGCCGGACATCCCGCGCCCGGGCTGGATCCGCCCCGTCGAGCTCGACCGTCTTCCGACGTACGGCGTGGTGCTCGACACCTCGGGCTCGATGGACCGCGAGCTGCTGGGCAAGGCACTCGGTGCGATCGCGTCGTACTCACGTGCTCGCGACGTACCGGCCGCACGGGTCGTGTACTGCGACGCAGCCGCGTACGACGCCGGCTATGTGCCGGTCGACGACATCGCCGGCCGGGTGCAGGTCCGCGGCCGGGGTGGAACGGTGCTGCAGCCTGGTGTCGACCTGCTCGAGCGGGCGGACGACTTCCCCGTGGAGGGGCCGATCCTGCTCATCACCGACGGGCAGTGCGACGTGGTCCGGGTACGGCGCGAGCACGCCTGGCTGATCCCGCGTGGTGCTTCGTTGCCCTTCACCGCAAGGGGTCCTGTATTTCGCGTGGAGTGA
- a CDS encoding exo-alpha-sialidase: protein MPISRRTLNLGIAAGAAAAALPTSANAVVPQGGGRHRQPAAPFFDETTLWDNTVDPLASYFVYGLIATRNDTLIACAEGRHEVCDAGPHDLLIRRSTDHGRTWLPTQTVEASVNGESWANPTFVADGHTGEVFLFYNLCARLPENTTCSSDTGIVHYRSSTDNGATWGERHSLDGLFDSFPFNWVMHGPGPGHGIQLKSGRLLLTVSHRTIITGVPTADRNYGASTVYSDDHGRTWKAGGEVPLGTGLPTVGEARLLQRADGSIVMNSRPGSGNDWPRDFAISTDDGLSWSRAVMDFSVGLFNGCDMGFLRYTDQANRVLLSRPDSPMRWNMTVAVSYDEGKSFRYSRSISQLRGYYSDLARLSDGTIVLLYGCDGDIDSSPRRVAVARFNLEWLTQGRDSLATGPGLSTSSYPMSYPRLPAAAVGAYVDQSIHVDRDDTYELWLRYYRSADGGLVTVTVDGDAPRVSALDLTSFRGEGYDVVLLDRRRLTAGRHSIRFTLAGPGRGAGTAVALEELTLVKASATPDVREEVTVDNGGLGFETVGTWSSARGILGYYGFNYLSHAKGTGANLARFRPAIPGTGRYEVLTSYTADPNRASNAPYVVHHADGTTTVPVNQRVRGVPDPRTGEWVSLGTFTFNAGSDSYVELSDNADGFVIADAVRWRRLP from the coding sequence ATGCCGATCAGTCGTCGTACGTTGAATCTCGGGATCGCGGCCGGGGCAGCCGCCGCCGCGTTGCCGACGTCCGCCAATGCCGTCGTACCGCAAGGTGGTGGTCGGCACCGGCAGCCGGCAGCGCCGTTCTTCGATGAGACGACCTTGTGGGACAACACTGTCGACCCACTGGCCAGCTACTTCGTCTACGGGCTGATCGCGACGCGCAACGACACCCTCATCGCGTGCGCAGAGGGCCGGCACGAGGTGTGCGACGCCGGTCCGCACGATCTGCTCATCCGGCGCAGCACGGACCACGGCCGGACCTGGCTGCCCACGCAGACGGTCGAGGCATCGGTCAACGGTGAGAGCTGGGCCAACCCGACCTTCGTTGCCGACGGCCACACCGGTGAGGTGTTCCTGTTCTACAACCTGTGCGCGCGGCTGCCGGAGAACACCACTTGCTCCTCCGACACCGGCATCGTGCACTACCGCTCCAGCACCGACAACGGCGCCACCTGGGGCGAGCGGCACAGCCTGGACGGTCTGTTCGACAGCTTCCCCTTCAACTGGGTGATGCATGGTCCTGGGCCCGGACACGGCATCCAGCTGAAGTCCGGCCGGTTGCTGCTCACCGTGTCGCACCGGACGATCATCACCGGCGTGCCGACAGCAGACCGCAACTACGGCGCCTCCACTGTCTACAGCGACGACCACGGTCGCACTTGGAAGGCTGGTGGCGAGGTACCGCTCGGGACAGGTCTGCCGACGGTTGGCGAGGCCAGACTGCTTCAGCGTGCCGACGGATCGATCGTGATGAACAGCCGGCCGGGCTCCGGCAACGACTGGCCACGTGACTTCGCCATCAGTACTGACGACGGCCTGAGCTGGTCGCGAGCGGTGATGGACTTCAGCGTGGGTCTGTTCAACGGCTGCGACATGGGCTTCCTCAGATACACCGACCAGGCCAACCGCGTGCTGCTCAGTCGGCCCGACTCACCGATGCGCTGGAACATGACGGTTGCGGTCAGCTACGACGAGGGCAAGTCGTTCCGCTACAGCCGATCGATCAGCCAGCTCCGTGGGTACTACTCCGACCTCGCCCGGCTGTCCGACGGCACGATCGTGCTGCTGTACGGGTGCGACGGGGACATCGACAGCAGTCCGCGCCGGGTGGCGGTCGCTCGCTTCAATCTGGAGTGGCTGACGCAGGGACGGGACAGTCTGGCCACCGGGCCGGGCCTGTCCACGTCGTCGTACCCGATGAGCTACCCGCGGCTCCCAGCAGCCGCTGTGGGCGCGTACGTCGACCAGTCGATCCACGTGGACCGCGACGACACGTACGAGCTGTGGCTGCGGTACTACCGCTCCGCGGACGGCGGACTGGTCACAGTGACCGTCGACGGGGACGCGCCACGGGTCAGCGCACTCGACCTGACCTCGTTCCGCGGCGAGGGCTACGACGTGGTGCTCCTGGACCGGCGTCGTCTCACAGCCGGTCGGCACTCCATCCGCTTCACCCTCGCCGGTCCCGGCCGAGGCGCCGGTACGGCGGTTGCACTCGAGGAACTGACTCTCGTCAAGGCCTCCGCGACGCCGGACGTGCGCGAAGAGGTCACCGTCGACAACGGCGGCCTCGGCTTCGAGACGGTCGGGACGTGGAGCTCAGCTCGCGGCATCCTCGGGTACTACGGCTTCAACTACCTGAGCCACGCCAAGGGCACTGGTGCGAACCTGGCTCGTTTCCGCCCCGCCATCCCCGGCACCGGTCGCTACGAGGTCCTCACGTCGTACACCGCCGACCCGAACCGCGCTTCGAACGCGCCGTACGTCGTGCACCACGCGGACGGGACGACCACGGTGCCGGTCAACCAGCGCGTCCGCGGCGTACCCGATCCGCGGACCGGTGAGTGGGTGTCGCTCGGCACCTTCACGTTCAACGCCGGCTCGGACAGCTACGTCGAGCTCAGCGACAACGCCGACGGCTTCGTCATCGCGGACGCGGTCCGCTGGCGCCGCTTGCCTTAG
- a CDS encoding ABC transporter ATP-binding protein: MFSTAMLGVGVSLAVPLVTRAIIDGPVTRRELSMLVPLALLALGLSISEVILVWMRRWAQSRTVSDLEATLRHDLYVRLQSLPMEFHTRWQSGQLLSRVTTDLSTIRRFMGFGLLFLVMNILQLIVVTILLLQLYWPLGLVVLVAAVPVVMVSLKFERKYLRISRKVQDQQGDLATRIEESALGFRVIKAFGRRPHVQRQFDDEATTLYDTEVAKVRLASRFWSFLGVIPNLTLVIVLLLGALAVGREAITLGTLVAFITLMLSLVWPITSLGAILAMAQESMTAADRISEILDTYSVIKSGPEELTNSRGHLRFEHVGFRFSDDSTEVLHDINLDLTPGTTLALVGATGSGKTTLTALVPRLYDVTAGRITIDGHDIRDLSLVSLRTAVASAFDDPTLFSMSVRENLTLGRPDASEADVQQALEVAQAQFANDLPWGLETRVGEQGMSLSGGQRQRLALARAVLAKPAVLVLDDTLSALDVHTEALVEEALQNVLADTTGIVVAHRASTVMLADKVALLQGGTITHVGTHHELLATVPEYRHLLAAEEEEVHA, translated from the coding sequence ATGTTCTCCACCGCCATGCTCGGCGTCGGCGTCAGCCTCGCAGTACCGCTGGTCACCCGAGCCATCATCGATGGTCCGGTGACCCGCCGTGAGCTGAGCATGCTGGTCCCGCTCGCGCTGCTGGCCCTCGGGCTCAGCATCTCCGAAGTCATCCTGGTGTGGATGCGCCGCTGGGCGCAATCCCGAACGGTCAGTGACTTGGAGGCAACGCTCCGGCACGACCTGTACGTCCGGCTCCAGTCCCTGCCGATGGAGTTCCACACCCGCTGGCAGAGCGGTCAGCTGCTCTCCCGCGTCACCACCGACCTGTCCACGATCCGCCGGTTCATGGGCTTCGGGCTGCTGTTCCTGGTGATGAACATCCTGCAGTTGATCGTCGTCACCATCCTGCTGCTCCAGCTGTACTGGCCGCTCGGTCTCGTGGTCCTGGTGGCCGCTGTACCGGTCGTGATGGTGTCGCTGAAGTTCGAGAGGAAGTACCTGCGGATCTCCCGCAAGGTCCAGGACCAGCAGGGTGACCTGGCCACCCGGATCGAGGAGTCGGCGCTCGGCTTCCGGGTGATCAAGGCGTTCGGCCGGCGGCCGCACGTGCAGCGCCAGTTCGACGACGAGGCGACCACGCTGTACGACACCGAGGTCGCGAAGGTCCGGCTCGCGTCCCGGTTCTGGAGCTTCCTCGGCGTCATCCCGAACCTGACCCTGGTGATCGTGCTGCTCCTCGGCGCGCTCGCGGTCGGCCGGGAGGCGATCACCCTCGGCACCCTGGTCGCGTTCATCACGCTGATGCTGTCGCTGGTCTGGCCGATCACCTCGCTCGGCGCGATCCTGGCGATGGCGCAGGAGTCGATGACGGCGGCGGACCGGATCAGCGAGATCCTCGACACCTACTCGGTGATCAAGTCCGGTCCGGAGGAGCTCACCAACTCGCGTGGTCACCTGCGTTTCGAGCACGTCGGGTTCCGGTTCTCCGACGACTCCACCGAGGTGCTGCACGACATCAACCTCGACCTGACCCCTGGTACGACGCTCGCACTGGTCGGCGCCACCGGGTCCGGCAAGACCACACTGACCGCACTGGTCCCCCGGCTGTACGACGTGACCGCCGGACGGATCACCATCGACGGGCACGACATCCGGGACCTGTCCCTGGTGTCACTGCGGACCGCGGTCGCGTCCGCGTTCGACGACCCGACGCTGTTCTCGATGAGCGTCCGGGAGAACCTGACGCTCGGCCGTCCGGACGCCAGCGAGGCCGACGTACAGCAGGCGCTCGAGGTTGCCCAAGCGCAGTTCGCCAACGACCTGCCGTGGGGTCTGGAGACCCGCGTCGGTGAGCAGGGCATGTCGCTGTCGGGCGGTCAGCGGCAGCGGCTCGCACTGGCACGCGCAGTGCTCGCCAAGCCCGCCGTACTGGTGCTGGACGACACACTGTCCGCTCTCGACGTCCACACCGAGGCTCTGGTCGAGGAAGCGCTGCAGAACGTGCTCGCCGACACCACCGGCATCGTGGTGGCGCACCGCGCGTCGACAGTGATGCTGGCCGACAAGGTCGCACTGCTGCAGGGCGGCACGATCACCCACGTCGGAACCCATCACGAGCTACTCGCGACGGTGCCGGAGTACCGGCACCTGCTCGCGGCGGAGGAAGAGGAGGTGCACGCATGA
- a CDS encoding MoxR family ATPase: MLLHVAVVRPVFLWGAPGIGKSSLVRAFAESLGLECVTLLGTQLAPEDLIGVPQIVDGRSRFAPPVAIAREEPYCLFLDELNASSAEVQKAFYSLILDRRIGEYELPEGSVVIGAGNRATDNALARPMASALVNRLVHVHLRADASDWLHWAGTAGIHAWVLEYLRNRPDHLWTAPPKTEEPFSTPRSWHMLSDALHSYGDDVSDETLRVLAFGTLSAAHASTFRAYVKTVRHAFGLDAVLKGEAGWPAAPEDRDLLYFLAETFRARLIKELAADKASANAAARQLAHRGKALLVELAEISLEIAQLVIASDDDGRPVLPTWFLVEVSRDLPRLVAARA, from the coding sequence GTGCTGCTGCATGTGGCAGTGGTACGCCCGGTCTTCCTGTGGGGCGCACCGGGGATCGGGAAGAGCAGTCTGGTGCGGGCGTTCGCGGAATCGCTCGGTCTGGAGTGCGTGACGCTCCTGGGGACGCAGCTCGCGCCGGAGGACCTCATCGGCGTACCGCAGATCGTCGACGGCCGCAGCCGCTTCGCACCGCCGGTGGCGATCGCCCGGGAGGAGCCGTACTGCCTGTTCCTCGACGAGCTGAACGCATCGTCCGCCGAGGTCCAGAAGGCGTTCTACTCGCTCATCCTCGACCGCCGCATCGGTGAGTACGAGCTGCCGGAGGGGTCCGTGGTGATCGGAGCCGGCAACCGGGCCACCGACAACGCGCTGGCCCGTCCGATGGCGAGCGCACTGGTCAACCGCCTCGTCCACGTCCACCTGCGTGCGGACGCGAGCGACTGGCTGCACTGGGCCGGTACGGCGGGCATCCACGCGTGGGTGCTGGAGTACCTGCGCAACCGCCCCGACCACCTGTGGACCGCACCGCCGAAGACCGAGGAGCCGTTCTCCACTCCGCGCAGCTGGCACATGCTCTCGGATGCCCTGCACTCGTACGGCGACGACGTGTCCGACGAGACGCTGCGGGTGCTTGCCTTCGGCACCTTGTCCGCCGCGCACGCCTCCACCTTCCGCGCGTACGTGAAGACGGTCCGCCACGCCTTCGGGCTGGACGCCGTACTCAAGGGTGAGGCCGGTTGGCCGGCCGCTCCGGAGGACCGTGACCTGTTGTACTTCCTTGCCGAGACCTTCCGTGCCCGCCTGATCAAGGAACTGGCCGCCGACAAGGCATCCGCCAACGCGGCGGCCCGACAGCTCGCGCACCGTGGCAAAGCGCTGCTGGTGGAGCTGGCGGAGATCTCGCTCGAGATCGCGCAACTGGTGATCGCGTCCGACGACGACGGCCGTCCGGTGCTGCCGACGTGGTTCCTGGTCGAGGTCAGCCGTGACCTGCCGCGGCTAGTAGCTGCCCGTGCCTAA
- a CDS encoding ABC transporter ATP-binding protein: MTTTQQTPPQASSNEPKNDRQPTEQKWRGVFEDDPDRELSRATTIRLKEDSRKLLGELLRPYQKLIWLLVVIVIIENGARLAVPYLVHLGIDNGIPPILAGKGSGQLITIVIAVLVSALLQAWARQIFLMRSGRLGQTILLGLRKRVFDHFQRLSPAFHDKFTSGRVISRLTSDVQVIDEMLASGFDGLVTAALTLVGTAIILLTLDVKLGLLALLSFPILLVLTAWFRKRSAVVYRQTREAVVLVIVHFVESMTGIRAVQAFRREPRNEEIFHGVNDRYRRANLEAFRLNAVFMPAIKGVGNITIVAILAFGGYQAYHGHVTVGVLTAFLLYLRQFFEPLQDITQFYNTFLSASAALEKLSGVLNETPDVPEPIEPAKPGKARGHLELRNVRFEYVDGVPVLPGLQLDVPAGQTLALVGTTGAGKTTIAKLVARFYDPTSGHLLLDGVDLRDLSEDDLRERVVMVTQENFLFTGSVADNIRFGKPDATMEEVVEAAKVIGAHDFITALPNGYETAVEKRGSRLSAGQRQLVAFARAFLANPAVLILDEATSSLDIPSERLIQRALRTILADRTAIVIAHRLSTVETADRVLVLEHGRIIEDGAPDDLVHRDGHYAGLHQAWEDSLA, from the coding sequence ATGACGACGACCCAGCAAACACCTCCCCAGGCCTCGAGTAACGAGCCGAAGAACGACCGGCAGCCGACGGAGCAGAAGTGGCGGGGCGTCTTCGAGGACGACCCTGACAGGGAGCTGTCGCGGGCGACGACCATCCGGCTGAAGGAGGACTCCCGCAAGCTGCTCGGGGAGCTGCTCCGGCCGTACCAGAAGCTGATCTGGCTGCTGGTGGTGATCGTCATCATCGAGAACGGCGCCCGGCTCGCCGTGCCGTACCTGGTGCACCTGGGCATCGACAACGGCATCCCGCCGATCCTCGCCGGTAAGGGCTCGGGGCAGCTGATCACGATCGTGATCGCCGTGCTGGTGTCGGCGTTGCTGCAGGCGTGGGCCCGGCAGATCTTCCTGATGCGGTCCGGCCGGCTCGGTCAGACCATTCTGCTCGGGCTGCGGAAGCGGGTGTTCGACCACTTCCAGCGGCTGAGCCCGGCGTTCCACGACAAGTTCACGTCCGGCCGGGTCATCTCCCGGCTGACGTCGGACGTGCAGGTGATCGACGAGATGCTGGCCAGCGGGTTCGACGGTCTGGTCACCGCCGCGCTGACCCTGGTCGGTACGGCGATCATCCTGCTCACGCTGGACGTCAAGCTCGGCCTGCTCGCGTTGCTGTCGTTCCCGATCCTGCTGGTCCTGACGGCGTGGTTCCGGAAGCGGTCCGCCGTCGTCTACCGGCAGACGCGTGAAGCCGTCGTGCTCGTCATCGTGCACTTCGTCGAGTCGATGACCGGCATCCGCGCGGTCCAGGCGTTCCGCCGGGAGCCGCGTAACGAGGAGATCTTCCACGGTGTCAACGACCGGTACCGGAGGGCGAACCTCGAGGCGTTCCGGCTGAACGCGGTCTTCATGCCGGCGATCAAGGGCGTCGGCAACATCACGATCGTCGCGATCCTGGCGTTCGGCGGTTACCAGGCGTACCACGGGCACGTGACGGTCGGCGTGCTGACCGCGTTCCTGCTGTACCTGCGGCAGTTCTTCGAGCCGCTGCAGGACATCACCCAGTTCTACAACACGTTCCTGTCCGCCTCGGCGGCGCTGGAGAAGCTGTCCGGTGTGCTGAACGAGACCCCGGACGTGCCGGAGCCGATCGAGCCGGCCAAGCCGGGCAAGGCACGCGGTCACCTGGAGCTGCGGAACGTCCGGTTCGAGTACGTCGACGGCGTACCGGTGCTGCCCGGTCTGCAGCTGGACGTGCCGGCTGGTCAGACGCTGGCCCTGGTCGGTACGACGGGTGCTGGCAAGACCACGATCGCCAAGCTGGTCGCACGGTTCTACGACCCGACCAGCGGGCACCTGTTGCTCGACGGTGTGGACCTGCGCGACCTGTCCGAGGACGACCTGCGCGAGCGGGTGGTCATGGTGACGCAGGAGAACTTCCTGTTCACCGGCTCGGTGGCCGACAACATCCGCTTCGGTAAGCCCGACGCGACGATGGAGGAGGTCGTCGAGGCCGCCAAGGTGATCGGCGCCCACGACTTCATCACCGCATTGCCGAACGGGTACGAGACCGCGGTCGAGAAGCGTGGTTCGCGGTTGTCCGCCGGTCAGCGCCAGCTGGTCGCGTTCGCGCGGGCGTTCCTGGCCAACCCGGCCGTACTGATCCTGGACGAGGCGACATCCAGCCTGGACATCCCCAGCGAGCGCCTCATCCAGCGGGCTCTGCGGACGATCCTGGCCGACCGTACGGCGATCGTGATCGCCCACCGGTTGTCCACGGTCGAGACCGCCGACCGGGTGCTGGTACTCGAGCACGGGCGGATCATCGAGGACGGCGCACCTGACGACCTCGTGCACCGGGACGGCCACTACGCCGGGCTGCACCAGGCCTGGGAGGACTCGCTGGCCTGA